In Musa acuminata AAA Group cultivar baxijiao chromosome BXJ2-3, Cavendish_Baxijiao_AAA, whole genome shotgun sequence, the following proteins share a genomic window:
- the LOC103978293 gene encoding BTB/POZ domain-containing protein At5g47800-like isoform X1 — MKYMKLGTKPDTFYTEEAVRSVLSDVPTDLIIHVNNTKYLLHKFPLLLKCGLIQRLCSNADNETGQPIPIALHDIPGGEEAFELCAKFCYGITINLSAHNFVAAISAAKFLRMTESVAKGNFIAKLDLFFESCILLGWKDSIMTLQSLWRHSGWSDDHRRMQPCMNSVIEKILIHPSQVAWSYSYTRPGYTKKQQRSAAPKDWWTEDVSELDLDIFRSIISTIRSTKKFPPALIGEALHVYAFKHLPSPLEFQEQAQSSSARTDDILNKHQRVLEAIVSMIPTEPGSVSASFLFRLLKIACYVGASTSTKAELIRRSGRQLDETTASDLLIPSTTDPRSHDISTVAAVLESFLLQFRRHMPREETERMIMSMTKVGRIYDDYLQIIASDSTLPVSKFIELAESLPEMAREEHDGLYQAIDTYLKEHAELSKAERKRLCRLIDCRKLSPEARANAIANDQLPLRTIVQLLFIEQERVGGAGGSKGAPAISTLNEFSDAMAAQDEARRFRHGLEGGHRREEPAMGARTDNTTVAPSPSEPKIAKDERKKKAEGLGDKCDNKTK, encoded by the exons ATGAAGTACATGAAACTGGGAACAAAGCCAGACACATTTTACACAGAAGAAGCTGTAAG GTCAGTGTTGTCAGATGTACCAACAGACCTCATTATTCATGTCAATAACACTAAATACCTCTTGCACAAG TTTCCGCTCCTACTAAAGTGCGGCCTCATACAACGCCTCTGTTCCAACGCCGACAACGAAACTGGCCAGCCAATTCCGATAGCTCTTCACGATATCCCGGGAGGGGAAGAAGCTTTTGAACTCTGCGCCAAGTTCTGCTATGGAATCACCATCAATCTCAGTGCTCATAACTTTGTGGCAGCAATCTCTGCAGCCAAGTTCCTACGGATGACCGAGTCGGTTGCCAAAGGAAACTTCATCGCAAAGCTCGATCTGTTCTTCGAGTCATGCATCCTCCTAGGGTGGAAGGACTCGATCATGACGCTCCAGTCCCTTTGGAGACACTCTGGGTGGTCGGATGACCATCGAAGAATGCAGCCGTGCATGAACTCGGTCATTGAGAAGATACTCATCCACCCCTCGCAG GTCGCATGGTCCTATAGCTACACAAGGCCAGGCTACACGAAGAAGCAGCAACGCAGTGCAGCCCCCAAGGACTGGTGGACGGAGGATGTATCTGAGCTCGACCTCGATATCTTCCGGTCGATCATTTCCACCATCCGATCCACCAAGAAGTTCCCGCCAGCACTCATCGGAGAAGCGCTCCATGTCTACGCATTCAAACACCTCCCGAGCCCACTGGAGTTCCAAGAACAAGCTCAGAGCTCCTCAGCTCGAACTGATGACATCCTAAACAAGCACCAACGGGTGCTCGAGGCCATTGTTAGCATGATCCCGACTGAGCCAGGATCAGTGTCAGCCAGTTTCTTGTTCCGGCTTCTCAAGATTGCTTGTTATGTCGGCGCCTCTACGTCTACCAAAGCTGAGCTTATAAGACGATCAGGTCGCCAACTGGATGAAACCACTGCAAGTGATCTGCTAATTCCATCAACTACCGATCCCCGGTCTCATGATATCAGCACGGTGGCGGCGGTCCTCGAGAGTTTCCTGTTGCAATTTCGCCGACATATGCCTCGAGAAGAGACCGAGAGGATGATCATGTCCATGACCAAGGTGGGGAGGATCTACGACGACTACCTGCAGATCATTGCAAGCGATAGTACTTTACCAGTCTCAAAGTTCATTGAACTAGCAGAGTCGTTGCCTGAAATGGCACGGGAGGAGCACGATGGGCTGTATCAAGCTATTGATACTTACCTCAAG GAGCACGCAGAGTTGAGCAAGGCAGAGAGGAAGAGGCTCTGCAGGTTGATCGACTGCCGGAAACTGTCACCTGAAGCACGAGCAAACGCTATAGCCAACGACCAGCTGCCTTTGCGCACCATAGTGCAGCTCCTGTTCATTGAGCAAGAGAGAGTTGGCGGAGCTGGCGGTAGCAAAGGAGCTCCTGCAATCTCAACCTTGAATGAGTTTTCAGACGCCATGGCAGCTCAGGATGAGGCAAGAAGGTTTAGGCATGGATTGGAAGGAGGGCATCGACGTGAAGAACCTGCTATGGGTGCAAGAACAGACAACACAACGGTGGCACCATCACCATCTGAACCCAAGATTGCAAAggatgagaggaagaagaaggctgAAGGACTCGGGGACAAGTGCGACAACAAAACCAAGTAA
- the LOC103978293 gene encoding BTB/POZ domain-containing protein At5g47800-like isoform X2 has product MTESVAKGNFIAKLDLFFESCILLGWKDSIMTLQSLWRHSGWSDDHRRMQPCMNSVIEKILIHPSQVAWSYSYTRPGYTKKQQRSAAPKDWWTEDVSELDLDIFRSIISTIRSTKKFPPALIGEALHVYAFKHLPSPLEFQEQAQSSSARTDDILNKHQRVLEAIVSMIPTEPGSVSASFLFRLLKIACYVGASTSTKAELIRRSGRQLDETTASDLLIPSTTDPRSHDISTVAAVLESFLLQFRRHMPREETERMIMSMTKVGRIYDDYLQIIASDSTLPVSKFIELAESLPEMAREEHDGLYQAIDTYLKEHAELSKAERKRLCRLIDCRKLSPEARANAIANDQLPLRTIVQLLFIEQERVGGAGGSKGAPAISTLNEFSDAMAAQDEARRFRHGLEGGHRREEPAMGARTDNTTVAPSPSEPKIAKDERKKKAEGLGDKCDNKTK; this is encoded by the exons ATGACCGAGTCGGTTGCCAAAGGAAACTTCATCGCAAAGCTCGATCTGTTCTTCGAGTCATGCATCCTCCTAGGGTGGAAGGACTCGATCATGACGCTCCAGTCCCTTTGGAGACACTCTGGGTGGTCGGATGACCATCGAAGAATGCAGCCGTGCATGAACTCGGTCATTGAGAAGATACTCATCCACCCCTCGCAG GTCGCATGGTCCTATAGCTACACAAGGCCAGGCTACACGAAGAAGCAGCAACGCAGTGCAGCCCCCAAGGACTGGTGGACGGAGGATGTATCTGAGCTCGACCTCGATATCTTCCGGTCGATCATTTCCACCATCCGATCCACCAAGAAGTTCCCGCCAGCACTCATCGGAGAAGCGCTCCATGTCTACGCATTCAAACACCTCCCGAGCCCACTGGAGTTCCAAGAACAAGCTCAGAGCTCCTCAGCTCGAACTGATGACATCCTAAACAAGCACCAACGGGTGCTCGAGGCCATTGTTAGCATGATCCCGACTGAGCCAGGATCAGTGTCAGCCAGTTTCTTGTTCCGGCTTCTCAAGATTGCTTGTTATGTCGGCGCCTCTACGTCTACCAAAGCTGAGCTTATAAGACGATCAGGTCGCCAACTGGATGAAACCACTGCAAGTGATCTGCTAATTCCATCAACTACCGATCCCCGGTCTCATGATATCAGCACGGTGGCGGCGGTCCTCGAGAGTTTCCTGTTGCAATTTCGCCGACATATGCCTCGAGAAGAGACCGAGAGGATGATCATGTCCATGACCAAGGTGGGGAGGATCTACGACGACTACCTGCAGATCATTGCAAGCGATAGTACTTTACCAGTCTCAAAGTTCATTGAACTAGCAGAGTCGTTGCCTGAAATGGCACGGGAGGAGCACGATGGGCTGTATCAAGCTATTGATACTTACCTCAAG GAGCACGCAGAGTTGAGCAAGGCAGAGAGGAAGAGGCTCTGCAGGTTGATCGACTGCCGGAAACTGTCACCTGAAGCACGAGCAAACGCTATAGCCAACGACCAGCTGCCTTTGCGCACCATAGTGCAGCTCCTGTTCATTGAGCAAGAGAGAGTTGGCGGAGCTGGCGGTAGCAAAGGAGCTCCTGCAATCTCAACCTTGAATGAGTTTTCAGACGCCATGGCAGCTCAGGATGAGGCAAGAAGGTTTAGGCATGGATTGGAAGGAGGGCATCGACGTGAAGAACCTGCTATGGGTGCAAGAACAGACAACACAACGGTGGCACCATCACCATCTGAACCCAAGATTGCAAAggatgagaggaagaagaaggctgAAGGACTCGGGGACAAGTGCGACAACAAAACCAAGTAA